GCCCTACACGAACAGTTCTTTGTGTAAGCCAATTCcgacaaaaatatatacaactaaaATGAGTTGTGAACCAAAGTATTTAACtacttccttttgtttcttttcctcgAAGGTTGTCAAACAACCCTTTTGCTCCTGTACAATAGGATTTaacatacaaatttttttttgcaatattttatcctgccaaattaaaaaaatatattatggcagcctgtttgtttttgtttttttttttctttttatttccaaattcacTAACAAAAAGGTACATTAAATCCCTTTAAAAGGACAAGCGTACAGTTAAAAAATTACAAGCTCCAGTAAAAATACAGCAAGTGCCTACATCATATGAACCAACCAATATATCCATTCCAGAGGGaggtgggaagagaaaaataagtacaggtcagaaatgtgattttttttctgcaaagcaATAACAATATTAAGCACTTTTTTTCTACATACTTTTTCTACATGGTGTAGCAATCCCCTTTTAATCCCCAAATACAagtttctatacatttttttgaaataaaaattcaacacccaaggcagaaaaaaatttacTAAAACTCCGACTTTACAGTTACTGTGACAAGAACAAATTTATAGACCCACCATTTAAATTTTACTGCAACattttcaaggaaaagaaaagggctttttttttttcttgttttgtaaaatGCCCAGGCATTCTCGATTATTACAAATACTGGTCCACTTTTACAGTAATcaagaaattttaatatatataatatatactaaaACCCCGTcaccaaaagaaaacaatgtaCACGCAGCCACTGTGGCATTTTTGTATAACCTATTAAGcaaactctgaaaaaaaatgatCGCTccaacacatatacacacaattttttttacccttgtATGTATCCAATACTGTAAACGTATTTTTAAGACAGAGTGCACTAAATTTAACTTTAGAAAAAATTAGCCGTTGTTCctgaattgttttgtttttttcattcaacaatatCAACGTGTAACTTGTGTCACTTGAGTTTTAATTCAGCAGTAAATCACCTCCACTCCATAACTAAGCAGCGTTGTCCCAAAATCAAAAGGGGCAATTCAGCTAATGGATGTCCAAAGTTGTGCTGGGTTTATTTCTTCCTGTGATTGGGTCATATGGCATTTTCAAGTCCTCTATCTTCAAtcgggatttattttatttatttattatttatttatttaaagtaaatgTGGCTTTGCTCGTTTGTTTCTAAAGAATGTActtttcttgttttacttttttaaaaagtcttttcatttaaaaaaaaagttttgcatttGTCTCAAGAGACTCAAATAGGAAGATCAGTTTTCAAGGCACTCACGTCAAATTGAATGGCAGTAGCAAAACTGTCcaataaatgattattttgttttgttctttataGTGCCAGCGTCGTGAATGCCACGCTTTAGCAACACTGACACTCAATCTCAGCGGTCCCTTAAGTTTAACCCACGTCTGGGCCAAAGAGAAGAATATGCTGCAATTTCTTGTTTAGAAGCCATTTAATTCAAATGCAAACAAAAGGTTTAAAGTGCGGGTCAACAGAATTCAAATGTCTAATCTTAACAGTCCCATGTTTGGTACCTTCCAACctaatgggatttaaaaaaaaaaaaaagggaagtagTTAGTGCTGGGCACTTCCAGATGGAACTCTTCCCCTGCTTTTCTGTAAAAGGGAGCAAAAATTCATAAGGTTTCCCCCCTTTCCCCTACAATGTCATCAGTGTGCATTAAATGGGAGAACTCTTAACTTCCTCAATTCATCATCAGGGCATTTGTCTGCTTGAGATAGGGCCAATTATCCCTCCTAGCAATATACAACTTGGGATTTATGCGGGtggggtgataaaaaaaaagagagagagagagagcaagcaaGAGAAAAGCTGTCAAAGCCAGAAGAAGCCTGAAATACCACTGGTTTCTTCCTTTCTGTGTTACTCCTTTACCCACAAAGAGTATATACCCTCATCCCGTTTTATTTACCTAATCTACAGCACATAACAAGGACAGCTTCCAGGGGCACAGCCACCATTCCAAGAAAAGGACAGTATCTGCTGGCAATGCACAACTTTGGAATGTTCCTGGGCCACTGGTGGGACAGCCCTAGAAAGTTCCCTGCTTCTCTGGGGTTGCTGCCCTGCAGGGTGCACCGTCCACCCCCACTCAAAGAGTCAGTCTTATGACGTGAAGCTTGCCATCACACAGAAAAGGCATCAGGACGTCACCACTGCTACATCTCCATTCCAGTTCTGAAACAAAGTGCTACAACTTTAAAGATTGTGATCCGCCGTGCGCCGCATCCCCTCCCCCGCGGAAAAACGCAAGCCACTTTACGTTtcaggacaaaagaaaaaaagggaggaaaaagggTTCAACGACTTTAAAAGTCAGTTAAGTGTTGGCTTCTTCACAAGAAATTACACATGCTTAGCTTAAATTTCAAAAAAGCagcgccccgccccacccccaaattataatttaaaaagatatgcTTCCCCTCTACATTGCAAGTTATCTCAGGCTACTACTgggttggaaaaagaaaaagaagaacagtgGAGAAGGGATGGCTCCCCAACAAAATCTTTCAAAGGAATTCAAAccgaaagaataataaaaagtacCTGCACATGCCCccaaaaaattacaaaacccAATAAATACAGAAATTATTGCACAGTTAAAAGGCTCCACAATTTTTACTGCCTTAATCAACCCTCGGGGTCTCCATAGGACGTGGCGGACACAGGTCAGGACGGAGTGCCGCCTCCCCTGGGCCCCGGGGCCACGCGGGGTGGTAAGCGGCGGTGACACGGAGGCAAGTCAGGTCAGCATTCTCTCGCTTGGCAACGGTTCCACTGTACAGGTGCGGGGCGCCCGGACCCGCGCCAGCCCGGCGATGGCCGTGGCGGCGGCGCCTTAGCTCCTCTCGGCCTGCTCGATTTTGACGTCGTTAGTCAGCAAGTGCTCGCCGTGCcactttttcatgtgtttctccAGGGTGCTGTAGACGCTGAAGGGCATCTGGCAGATGTCGCAGCGGTACACCTCCTTGCCGATCTGCCCGTGCGTCTTCATGTGGCGCGTGAGCTTGCTGCTCTGCGCACACGCGTAGTTGCACAGCTCGCACTTGTAAGGCCGCTCGCCGGTGTGGCTACGCCGGTGCACTGTCAGGTTGCTGCAGTTCTTGAACACCTTGCCGCAGTACTCGCACGTGTCGCTGCGCCGGCCCTCCTTGGAGCTGGGCCGCCCGGGACCGGGGCCACCCAGGTGCGGCGTGCTGCCCCCGCTGGCCGTGCCGCTGCGCCCCGACAACCCGCCGTCCAGCAGGTCCCCCGGCGGCGTGGAGAAGCGCAGGCTGCCGTTCTCGGACGAGTGCTCGGACGATGTGGCGAAGGGCGACTGGCGCGCGTCCGTGAAGCCCAGGAAGGGGTCCTTCATGAAGTGCCGCGACGCCGCGTAGCCCACGAGCCACTGCGAGTACACGTTCTCGGACGGGATGAGCGCGGCGGGCGGCAGCTCCAGGTCCTTCTCCACCTTGATGCGCTTCGCCGCGCTGTTGAGGCCGGGACTGGGCAGTGGCGCCGGCTTGCGCGGGAAGAGGCCCGGGAAGGGCTCGGCGCCCGGCGCGAAACCTCCGCGCCCGTTGACCGCTCCGCCCGCGCCCGCGTCTCCGCAGCCGCCCGCGTCGTCCTCGTCGCCCGCGTCGCCGCCCGCGCGCTTCAGGAAGGCGCCGCGCTTGGGCTTGTCGGCCAGCAGCTCGCCATAGGGCGGCAGTGCGCCCAGGCCCACATTTTCCATGACCTTGCCCAGCACCAACGCCTTCTCGTCGGCCAGCACCTTGGCCGCTCCGGCCCCGACGCCGCCCACGCCGCCGCCGTTCTCGCGGTTGCGGCTCAGCTCCGAGTCCATGCTGAAGCTCGACTCCGGCCGGCTCTCGTTCTCCAGCAGcagctcctcctcctcttcctcctcctcctcgtctTCCTCCTCGGGCTCGTGGCCCAGCGACGGGTCGCTCTCGTGGCGGAAGTCGCCGTCGGCCGCCTTGAGGCCCTCGGCGGCCAGCTCGCTGGTGCCGGGTTCCGGGGAGCTGGCGGCCGAGAGGCCGTCGTCGGAGCGGCCGGCCAACGAGCCGGCCTTGTGCATGTGCGTCTTCATGTGGCGCTTGAGCTTGCTCGCCTGCGAGCACGCGTGGTCGCACAGCTGGCACTTGTAGGGCTTCTCGCCCGTGTGGCTGCGCCGGTGCACGATGAGATTGCTCTGGAACTTGAAGGTCTTGCCGCAGAACTCGCACGACTTGCTCTTGGCCGGCGGCTGAGGGGGCGGCGTGCCGCCGGGGGGCATGGGCGGCAGCGGCGGCGTGCTCAGGAACGGGGATTTGGGGCTGGGCTGGAAGGGGTTCAGGAGCCGGTGCATAGGGTTGCCGCGGCCGGGCGACACGGGCGGCGGCGTGGAGCTGTTGCCCGCCAGCTCGCGGAGCCTCCGCGAGAAGTCCATGGTGGGCGAGTCGATGGCCATGGGGTTCAGGCGCATGACTCGGTCAAAGGCACTGGGGTGCTGGGCGACGAGCCCCATCTCCTCGGCACTGAGGCGGTGCGGGTCCAGGTGGTGGCGCGGCGGCGGGCTGAAGAGCGGCGGTGTGCCCGGCAGGCGGCCCTCGCCGAAACCCGGGTGCTCCCTCAGGAGGGGGCCTGTCATGCGCAGCAGGTTAAAGGGGTTGCTGTCGCCCAGGAAATTCATGAGCGGGGACTGGGCCACGGCCTCGGGCCCGAGCGGCGGCGGGATGGTGAGCCGCGGCGTGAGCGAGCTGCTGGCCGGACCGGGCTCCAGGTAGATGCGGAAGCCGTGCGTGTTCTGCGCGTGCTGCAGCAGGAACCACGCGCTGGTGAAGGGCTGCTTGCATGTTGTGCAAATGTAGCTGGAAGGCTCATCTTTACCTGGGGAGACACACGGacagaaaggcagagagagagagagagagagagagagtgagacgCGCGGCACGGGGGCGGCGGGCACCGCGGGGCCACTGGCCTGGAGGGGAGCTGCCAGGGAACCACGCGTGGCCAAGACTTCCTCCCCTAAGGAAAGGGCGTCCTTACCCTCATTCGCTCAGGGGCTAAGTGAGATGCTTTTATGAGAATGCCCCATTCCACAGGAGATATTCTATAGGCAGTGGACCCTTCGCCTTGGAAGACAATCGGGGCAAATGTCATCCACAGGAGGCTCTCTTCCCACATCTTGCTCATTCTGGGTGTGGGTGGGGATAAGGATGCTTAGCAGTGTCCCTGGCCTTTACCCACCCCCAACCCGCAAgtcatgacaatcaaaaatgtctccaaataCGACCAACTGTCCCGCGCGGGGCAAAATCGcctccagttgagaaccactgatataGTCAATATTTGAGTCAAGGAAGTTCTATAGAAACACAACATCAAATAATTGCTtgcaaacatttttgttttttcctttaagagaAATGGCTATGACACCTGGACCAGGTTTGGAACTTTAGTTAGAGGAAATTCTTGTGTATCAAACACCAGAATCCACGTGCAAAACACTGTAAACTGTCCATGTAGATGCATGGGATGAGAAGAAAACTAAGTGCTTCTTGCCAGTGTTCTCACGCAAACCCCTAATCACGATGTGGAATTCAGCTTCCACAAAACtgcctgggggcgggggggggggggcatgctTCTAAATGAGTATTCCCATGCATTTTGCCAAAGTACTAAGCAAAGGCAAAAACGTCATATCTTGATGGGACAGTCAGGATGAACTGCAGCAAAAAGTGACTTGTTAGGAATGGGCTCTTGGGGACGTGTGTAGCAAACTGGAATGGACCCTCGGTTGTCCTGGGCCTGGATGGCACTGTCTGCCCATCAGTAGGCACTTACAAAATGGAAGCTGAGCGCTTCATCCAGGACCTGTCATTTGGCTGCCCTCCTCGACCTGCGAGTGAAATTCATTGCTTCCCGTCTGAAGCTCTCATAATGCTTTACATGAAAAAGACAGGTATGGACAGGTCCTGTCTTCTATCATCACATTCACTAGCCCGGGAAGAAGTTAAAAGGAATCCCATCCCAGACATGGTCCAAAACATCACAGTCACAATCTTGAAAAGCCCTTTTGTTTTCAAGCTTTCCCGTACCTGCAAGATTTTCACACTGACAAAGTCCAGTAGCCACAAGCTCCCTGGCAAAGCTAAATGAGCGACTTAATTACCCTATCTAGTATCAGTAAGGTGATGTGGGGGGTGGAGAGAACAATCCCCATTTCAGCCTCTCCGCTGATTTAAGGACTTCTGAAATCCTGGCAGGGAGTGCTTTTGTTTTCCACCCAGGAATATGTTTCGGGAGGCTGCACCCTTAGTGGTCGGTGTTTATAGGCACataaactgtcttttaaaaccaAGTGACTCAGGAACCAAATGCCCTGCATTTAGTGCAAGGGCCTGAGTCTTGCATGTTGGCCTCTGTCCTGAGTTCAACTTGACAACTTCCAAAGGGCTGAGACCTCCCCTCCCAGAGTCAGAGCAATGCATGCCTTGTCACAAAAGGGCTTCACGCTGCCAAAAGGGGCGGGCTGCCCATCGCCTATCAGGCCACAGGACCAGCAGTGAAAACAAGACATGTTTTCCGAGCCTGGTATTCTACAAGGATTTTTTCTATCTCGTCTCTTTAGTGCGTGTGTCTAATGGCGAGGGGACAGTGAGGAGGGTAGGAGGACAGGAAGAAGAGTTTTGAAGTTTAGCCTTATCTAGCTCAAGGGAGAACTTCTgaggctgttttctttctttaggaGGTCTGGGTGATTTCCTTCTCCTAGGATTTCTGGATAATTCTATTCTCAGCAGTTGTGGAAGCAACGAGGTGTCACCCATGTGCTGGCCTCCCCTTCTGGACACCACTCAGCCAACGACCTCTTTGGAGGTGGATGGAAGGATGCTCCATCTTCTCTTAGCTTATTAGTTAATGTAGTTGGGGAAGAGAATGTGTCACCTCAGAGAGCCTCACACCACAGCTGGCCAGAAGCCATCTTTCGTCTTCTCCTCATATCCCTTTTTGGAGCAAGGCAGAATAAATAAGTCATaaataagaagataaaagttCCTCTCTGACACAGAAGCTAATCACACGAATGAAGTGCCACGTCCTACAAGGTCACAGATCTTCAAATTAAAGCACATTTCTGTACCCTTCACCTCTGCTTCAGCCACTCTTAATTAATCAATTTATGGTGCACAGCTGCCCTGGGTCTTCAGGTTTTTAAGTCAGACCCTTCCCCCAATCTTCTTTGcctcctcttcattttctctAGTATCCCCAAAGCCCTTCCTGTTTCTTATTTTGACTGCCACACATATTCTAGAAGGTTCTCTTGCTGGTGAGGAACGGctatattagaagaaaatgcagaattcCTAGGTGGGCTGGGAATGAGGGCTGCTCTACAACAACTGAAATGGCTGatgaaaaaattgttttaaaaactcaaaatggcAGCTGCCGGGAAGCGTGTAACTACACGCTCTGAAGAGCTCAGATGTTTCCACTtctcgtttaaaaaaaaaagagagagactctTCTAAAACTTTCACTTGGAGCAGCGTAGGGAGGAAGTTACCTGCCCATAACTCACTATGAGGTAGGGAAGAGCTATGTTTATTCATCAAGTCAGACTTCGAGGCCACTTGTCACGACAGGGCTGGTGTAGGCACTTTCTTCTCCAGAGTCTCTGAACTGCTTTAGTTCGAAGACTTCTGTCTGCACCATGGAAAGAGTCACTGCAGGTGACGACGGCCTCCCCAGGATCTGACAGCTTCCGGTGTTTTCTCAAATCTCCCAGCCCTCAGAGGCCCTCCCTAGACAACTCTCCTTCCAACTTCCCCACCAccaccttctttctttcttcttttttttttttaataaaatgttcattTCCATATTATCACTTCATGGTTATCTCTTGCCTAGAAGTAGCCCTGAGCACTGAGGCTGCTCACTTTTAAGAACTGGACCACGTCAGAAAGGCTTTGAAGAGACACTCGGAACATTCTTCCAGTCTAAAGCACACTCAATATTTTAAACATGCGCCACACGGTTGTGGACGGCTCATCTTTAAAGACAGCGTAAGACCCCGGTGAGAGGGCTGCTGCTGACTTGGGGCTGGCCGCTCTCCTTCCCAGGCCCAGACGTCGCCTCGCCATCCCCCGCTGCTCCCACTCAGAGCCTTTGAGAACAGGCCGCGTGCCCCGAGCTGAGCTGGCAGCTCGACCCCAGCACGAGGCGATGGCACTGCCACTGGCACAGACAGGATGCACCTTGCACCACACATCTCCCAGCAGCGGAGGCTCCCACTGACAGGTGGATGTCAGGATTGTGTGGAAGTGATTTACCCAACAACATGAAACCTGGCCTACCCACCTGGAAACATCAGCGGAATTTGGCTTGCTAAATCACACTTGGCGACGCAGAACCCAGGGACCGTGTCTTTCCTtgcttgcttctttctttcttagacATATTTAGTATCAACTGGCGGAAACCCAAACAGGATCTTCTTTGCTCTACGGGCTCTAAAGAGAGCCCCCTGACATCTTTGTCAAGTGGGAAACACTTCCCGCCGTATCTCAGCTGGGGAAAGCCCTGGGTGGCCATGTTTGGTTCAAGTCTCTGCTCTGCTGATGCTTGTTCCACAATGCAGTCAACCTCCCTGAGTCTCGATTTCCTCATCAGGAGAGCCGGGAATAATACATCTGCCTCACAAGAGGCCAGATGGACGGAATAAGGTCCTGTACTGGACAGACCCTGTAAATCGTATCTCACCATTCAGATGTTATGGCTGGGTTTTGTGGGTTCTGTTTTTATGATCCTTCCTGGTACCTGGCAGTGATGTTTCAGGGATGCTTCTCAGCGTAGCTCTGGTGGTAATAAAACCCTGGAGGAATTTAAATGCAGCCTGCCTAACCCATCAGACCTTCCAGGGAAGTAAAATTTGCAAACATTAAAGAAACATCattttttgttgggttttttttttcaattgtgatgCTCAGGCACCAACAGGCAGCTGGGATTCACGATGAAATGCTACCCTCACCCTCTGCCATCACGTTTTTTTAATGAGCATTTGAATAATTGTCCCTCCTTATTACGCTAGTTATTCTAAAATACAATTAAAGGTATCAGGGATGTTCAATAAAATGCTCCTTTAATTGAATTATCATTAAATTGAAAGGCCATAATGGGGGCACCAGCTTAATAGCTCTCCTCTTAAGGCCAAGTGATAACCAAATGGAAGGGCATTTCCACCAGCTCGAGGCAGCACAGCAGGGAGACCCCAACTCCCGACTCAGGCCGAGCCTGAGGTGACGTCTTGTGGGTTCTGTCCTCTTCCAGATATTAGAGGCACAAATGAGAGTCCTCACCTTCGGATGCCAAAGTAAATGTGTCTTGACTTTTCGTGCCACTTTACAGTTTGCAAAGCCCTTTACAGCTGGTTAGGCATTTTCCTGTACATTCGCTCATTTCATCAGAGGGAGGCCAGGTAACAATGGTATCCCCATTGGCACATGACAAAACTGAAGCTCGGAAAAGCAAAGCCGCACATCCGGAAAGGGGCACGGCCATGCTTTTCCGCGGGCTTCCTGACCCCCAAGCTGGGGCCCCTCGCCTGATCCCAGCAGCCGCCTTGGCACACagcagcagctgagagatttatTGTTCTCTTTAAACTTGTCAGGGCCTGCCTCGCAATGAACACGGCCAAGAAAGAGGTTCTCATGCCACCCTGTGTGTGCCCTCCCAGCCAAGGGCACTCATTATTACCATGTGATGGGACCCAGTCACGCCCACCACCAGCCTTGCTCTTGGAGCAGTGAGGAGACGTTTCTGAAGGGGTGAGTCTACAGGAGACGGCATGCTGCTCAGGACCTGGGGAGGGGCCACAGAGTGCCCAAGACAGCTGGACCCAGCTACAAAAGGCCATAGGTAACAGGCCCCTTCCCCTCTGTGGGCTTCAGGGTGCCAGCACCCACAGAGAGGGCTAGTCTCACTGGCCAATCCCTCAGACCTCTCCAAATCGATGATAGTGAGCAACGCTATCTCCACGattccaaaatgaaaacaattatgcCATCAGCCCTTCTATTTGTAGATCCCCTCATTCATTTACAATTTATCTCCCCTTTCACAATCTCAAAAAGAACACGTCCATCAGTCACGGGAGGTCATCCCTGCATGTCCTGGATGCATTCTAGCAAACCAGAGCTCTTTCTTGAAGGGAAGGTAAAGCTAGAAGTAGTTGAAAACCATTATTCCATCTTGACCACAAGCCCACCCTGGCCTAAGAACAGATGCGCGCTCCTCCTGCCCTGCTCCCGGCACCAGCCCCCCAAGGCACCAACGGTCATCatccccactttacaggtgaggaaactgaggacttTGGCTTTTTGCAAAGCCATACAGCTGGTGAGGGGCAGAGCCCTGCACCCATAAAAGCCAGAGTTCAAAACGTGGGCAGACCAGGGTTCCCAGAGCCAAGGGACCTGGGTAGAGGATGGGGAAAGATGAATGGGCCTC
This genomic stretch from Tamandua tetradactyla isolate mTamTet1 chromosome 12, mTamTet1.pri, whole genome shotgun sequence harbors:
- the BCL11B gene encoding B-cell lymphoma/leukemia 11B isoform X5 encodes the protein MSRRKQGNPQHLSQRELITRKDEPSSYICTTCKQPFTSAWFLLQHAQNTHGFRIYLEPGPASSSLTPRLTIPPPLGPEAVAQSPLMNFLGDSNPFNLLRMTGPLLREHPGFGEGRLPGTPPLFSPPPRHHLDPHRLSAEEMGLVAQHPSAFDRVMRLNPMAIDSPTMDFSRRLRELAGNSSTPPPVSPGRGNPMHRLLNPFQPSPKSPFLSTPPLPPMPPGGTPPPQPPAKSKSCEFCGKTFKFQSNLIVHRRSHTGEKPYKCQLCDHACSQASKLKRHMKTHMHKAGSLAGRSDDGLSAASSPEPGTSELAAEGLKAADGDFRHESDPSLGHEPEEEDEEEEEEEEELLLENESRPESSFSMDSELSRNRENGGGVGGVGAGAAKVLADEKALVLGKVMENVGLGALPPYGELLADKPKRGAFLKRAGGDAGDEDDAGGCGDAGAGGAVNGRGGFAPGAEPFPGLFPRKPAPLPSPGLNSAAKRIKVEKDLELPPAALIPSENVYSQWLVGYAASRHFMKDPFLGFTDARQSPFATSSEHSSENGSLRFSTPPGDLLDGGLSGRSGTASGGSTPHLGGPGPGRPSSKEGRRSDTCEYCGKVFKNCSNLTVHRRSHTGERPYKCELCNYACAQSSKLTRHMKTHGQIGKEVYRCDICQMPFSVYSTLEKHMKKWHGEHLLTNDVKIEQAERS
- the BCL11B gene encoding B-cell lymphoma/leukemia 11B isoform X4, encoding MSRRKQGNPQHLSQRELITQADHVEAAILEEDEGLEIEEPSGLGLMVGGPDPDLLTCGQCQMNFPLGDILVFIEHKKKHCGGSLGACYEKGLGKSSPPPPLRSELRKVSEPVEIGIQVTPDEDDRLLSPTKGICPKQENMAGKDEPSSYICTTCKQPFTSAWFLLQHAQNTHGFRIYLEPGPASSSLTPRLTIPPPLGPEAVAQSPLMNFLGDSNPFNLLRMTGPLLREHPGFGEGRLPGTPPLFSPPPRHHLDPHRLSAEEMGLVAQHPSAFDRVMRLNPMAIDSPTMDFSRRLRELAGNSSTPPPVSPGRGNPMHRLLNPFQPSPKSPFLSTPPLPPMPPGGTPPPQPPAKSKSCEFCGKTFKFQSNLIVHRRSHTGEKPYKCQLCDHACSQASKLKRHMKTHMHKAGSLAGRSDDGLSAASSPEPGTSELAAEGLKAADGDFRHESDPSLGHEPEEEDEEEEEEEEELLLENESRPESSFSMDSELSRNRENGGGVGGVGAGAAKVLADEKALVLGKVMENVGLGALPPYGELLADKPKRGAFLKRAGGDAGDEDDAGGCGDAGAGGAVNGRGGFAPGAEPFPGLFPRKPAPLPSPGLNSAAKRIKVEKDLELPPAALIPSENVYSQWLVGYAASRHFMKDPFLGFTDARQSPFATSSEHSSENGSLRFSTPPGDLLDGGLSGRSGTASGGSTPHLGGPGPGRPSSKEGRRSDTCEYCGKVFKNCSNLTVHRRSHTGERPYKCELCNYACAQSSKLTRHMKTHGQIGKEVYRCDICQMPFSVYSTLEKHMKKWHGEHLLTNDVKIEQAERS
- the BCL11B gene encoding B-cell lymphoma/leukemia 11B isoform X2, with amino-acid sequence MSRRKQGNPQHLSQRELITQADHVEAAILEEDEGLEIEEPSGLGLMVGGPDPDLLTCGQCQMNFPLGDILVFIEHKKKHCGGSLGACYEKGLGKSSPPPPLRSELRKVSEPVEIGIQVTPDEDDRLLSPTKGICPKQENMAGPCRPAQLPAMAPIAASSSHPHTSVITPPLRVLGSLPPCLSLPCCGARPASGHGPQGEGQTEAPAPFGCQCQLSGKDEPSSYICTTCKQPFTSAWFLLQHAQNTHGFRIYLEPGPASSSLTPRLTIPPPLGPEAVAQSPLMNFLGDSNPFNLLRMTGPLLREHPGFGEGRLPGTPPLFSPPPRHHLDPHRLSAEEMGLVAQHPSAFDRVMRLNPMAIDSPTMDFSRRLRELAGNSSTPPPVSPGRGNPMHRLLNPFQPSPKSPFLSTPPLPPMPPGGTPPPQPPAKSKSCEFCGKTFKFQSNLIVHRRSHTGEKPYKCQLCDHACSQASKLKRHMKTHMHKAGSLAGRSDDGLSAASSPEPGTSELAAEGLKAADGDFRHESDPSLGHEPEEEDEEEEEEEEELLLENESRPESSFSMDSELSRNRENGGGVGGVGAGAAKVLADEKALVLGKVMENVGLGALPPYGELLADKPKRGAFLKRAGGDAGDEDDAGGCGDAGAGGAVNGRGGFAPGAEPFPGLFPRKPAPLPSPGLNSAAKRIKVEKDLELPPAALIPSENVYSQWLVGYAASRHFMKDPFLGFTDARQSPFATSSEHSSENGSLRFSTPPGDLLDGGLSGRSGTASGGSTPHLGGPGPGRPSSKEGRRSDTCEYCGKVFKNCSNLTVHRRSHTGERPYKCELCNYACAQSSKLTRHMKTHGQIGKEVYRCDICQMPFSVYSTLEKHMKKWHGEHLLTNDVKIEQAERS
- the BCL11B gene encoding B-cell lymphoma/leukemia 11B isoform X3; translation: MSRRKQGNPQHLSQRELITPEADHVEAAILEEDEGLEIEEPSGLGLMVGGPDPDLLTCGQCQMNFPLGDILVFIEHKKKHCGGSLGACYEKGLGKSSPPPPLRSELRKVSEPVEIGIQVTPDEDDRLLSPTKGICPKQENMAGKDEPSSYICTTCKQPFTSAWFLLQHAQNTHGFRIYLEPGPASSSLTPRLTIPPPLGPEAVAQSPLMNFLGDSNPFNLLRMTGPLLREHPGFGEGRLPGTPPLFSPPPRHHLDPHRLSAEEMGLVAQHPSAFDRVMRLNPMAIDSPTMDFSRRLRELAGNSSTPPPVSPGRGNPMHRLLNPFQPSPKSPFLSTPPLPPMPPGGTPPPQPPAKSKSCEFCGKTFKFQSNLIVHRRSHTGEKPYKCQLCDHACSQASKLKRHMKTHMHKAGSLAGRSDDGLSAASSPEPGTSELAAEGLKAADGDFRHESDPSLGHEPEEEDEEEEEEEEELLLENESRPESSFSMDSELSRNRENGGGVGGVGAGAAKVLADEKALVLGKVMENVGLGALPPYGELLADKPKRGAFLKRAGGDAGDEDDAGGCGDAGAGGAVNGRGGFAPGAEPFPGLFPRKPAPLPSPGLNSAAKRIKVEKDLELPPAALIPSENVYSQWLVGYAASRHFMKDPFLGFTDARQSPFATSSEHSSENGSLRFSTPPGDLLDGGLSGRSGTASGGSTPHLGGPGPGRPSSKEGRRSDTCEYCGKVFKNCSNLTVHRRSHTGERPYKCELCNYACAQSSKLTRHMKTHGQIGKEVYRCDICQMPFSVYSTLEKHMKKWHGEHLLTNDVKIEQAERS
- the BCL11B gene encoding B-cell lymphoma/leukemia 11B isoform X1; this encodes MSRRKQGNPQHLSQRELITPEADHVEAAILEEDEGLEIEEPSGLGLMVGGPDPDLLTCGQCQMNFPLGDILVFIEHKKKHCGGSLGACYEKGLGKSSPPPPLRSELRKVSEPVEIGIQVTPDEDDRLLSPTKGICPKQENMAGPCRPAQLPAMAPIAASSSHPHTSVITPPLRVLGSLPPCLSLPCCGARPASGHGPQGEGQTEAPAPFGCQCQLSGKDEPSSYICTTCKQPFTSAWFLLQHAQNTHGFRIYLEPGPASSSLTPRLTIPPPLGPEAVAQSPLMNFLGDSNPFNLLRMTGPLLREHPGFGEGRLPGTPPLFSPPPRHHLDPHRLSAEEMGLVAQHPSAFDRVMRLNPMAIDSPTMDFSRRLRELAGNSSTPPPVSPGRGNPMHRLLNPFQPSPKSPFLSTPPLPPMPPGGTPPPQPPAKSKSCEFCGKTFKFQSNLIVHRRSHTGEKPYKCQLCDHACSQASKLKRHMKTHMHKAGSLAGRSDDGLSAASSPEPGTSELAAEGLKAADGDFRHESDPSLGHEPEEEDEEEEEEEEELLLENESRPESSFSMDSELSRNRENGGGVGGVGAGAAKVLADEKALVLGKVMENVGLGALPPYGELLADKPKRGAFLKRAGGDAGDEDDAGGCGDAGAGGAVNGRGGFAPGAEPFPGLFPRKPAPLPSPGLNSAAKRIKVEKDLELPPAALIPSENVYSQWLVGYAASRHFMKDPFLGFTDARQSPFATSSEHSSENGSLRFSTPPGDLLDGGLSGRSGTASGGSTPHLGGPGPGRPSSKEGRRSDTCEYCGKVFKNCSNLTVHRRSHTGERPYKCELCNYACAQSSKLTRHMKTHGQIGKEVYRCDICQMPFSVYSTLEKHMKKWHGEHLLTNDVKIEQAERS